From the genome of Nicotiana tabacum cultivar K326 chromosome 17, ASM71507v2, whole genome shotgun sequence:
ggtattgcgttggtaattttcatgtgatgttgtgattttccttatgtttatttttatatcttgcgtaatttgtcttgttgttggtaaattgataatagtctgatctatgctgaaattgggagcctgtggctattgtcaggcggattatgaaataaaatgtgggcacgagatgccgtgaGTGAACAAAATGATGATAttgacacgtgaattgtccgtgcagttgtgatatgaaatgtgggcacgagtcgccgtgagtaaatgatgatgatattggcaaGTGAGTTGTCCATGAGGTTGTGATAAGGAAATTGGCACGAGATACAatagaaatatgaaagtgggttgagactcgtattttatgattttgaaatgaggtgtcagaaggtgacttttattcgaaagatatttatttgaaagaattatatttgaaagatatttatttgaaggaattatatttgaaagaattatatttgaaagatatttatttgaagggagtatattcgaaatatatttattggaaagtattatatcctgaagattattatttgaaaaacatataggcgaaagatgtgtatttgaagggcttgattaattggttgtacttgtattcatcaTTTGTTGAGCAATGTAAATGCtgttcttgttgccctgttgtgtatatcactagttgattattgttgccattattgttatttgtttcctattatttttgtatactatattgcacatgttataagactagtgagtgtcttgactgtacctcgtcactactccactgaggttagtcttgatacttactgggtatcgattgtggtgtactcatactaaacttcttcacatttttgtgcagagtcaggtattgaagatatcaggCTCAGACAAAATTAATATGTGATCGCaatgattcaaggtagagctgcttggtcgtcgcagtcccttggagtctttccattttattgtactgttaattattaatcaaacagtattgagtatttgatccttgagatcatttcatgtattcagttagagttcgtgattcagtattaccagtcttgggaggtaaattttttttggcttgaattgtaattttaaTCGGCTTACTTATTTTTAGATACTAAGTGCCATTACGGTACTTgtggtgaaattttgggtcgtgacatatagaAAGTTAATAGCCACCAAACAATAGTGGTTTCATTCCTTTTATGCATATGGAATACATTATCTTTACCATTTTCTATACAGTGTTGTTTGTGGATTTATAAACGTTTCAATTATAGTAGTGTTGACGAATAAAAAAGGATACCTTTTATACCATTGTTATGCACCTTCTTACAACATTTAATTCTTGAAATATAAAAGtcctaaattataattttatgatACATAATTACCGattaaaaagaattaaatagTCAGAAAATTGATATTGTCTAACTATAAAAGATTTCCAAATTACGATTGTTTGGAAATAACTCCACCTATATATGCTTCTCGAAAGTGAACCTAAGAGTAGTTTAATTAGAAATCTTTTAAGTATTATGTTAAGGAATTTTGTTTGATTGTGATATTAGCTCAATGTTATTTTTCCCCAGTTTTTAATCATCTAGAGCACATTAAACATATCATTTGAACACGAAATCACAATTCTGTGGGACATAAGACAGATGGGAGAATTGTAGGCCAAGGACCATATTCTTCTTGTATTTATGAAATGAAAGTTAGAAGGTGCGAGGAACGACGTCGTCAGTATCTCCCCCTTTTTTGGTTTCTGAACAGCTGTGCAACaaaggaagaaaacaaaaaggcaAAGCACGGGAAGCAAGATACTTGTAATTTGGttgtgaaaaaagaaagaaggaaagagCAATTGGTGTCGTCTCTCCCTTCAACCGCCACCTCTTCAATGTACAGTTGTACACGCACATAAATATACGTATTTATACACACACAGCTAGAGAAAGTGCGATTCTGATGCAAATTTGAATTGTTTCAATTTCAGGAGGAGAAGGAAGAAGAGGAGGAAAGAGTATTCAAACCTATGAAGAAGAATTCGCCGGCGGCGACCGCCGGAATATCAGTGCGAAACGTGTTGTGGTTGTGGTGGAAACTTGTGGTTATAGTTTCTCTTACTCTTTGCGTGCTAGCTTTTTTGAAGCTCCAAAGCTACTCTCTTTCCGATTCGGaactttcttcttctatttctacTTCTTCAATTTCTCGTAGATCTCGAGCTGTTGATTATAGCGGCAATCCTAAAGTTGCTTTCCTCTTTCTAGTCCGTCGCAATTTGCCTCTCGATTTCCTTTGGGGAAGTTTCTTCGAGGTCAGATGATTTTTcaagttattttttaatttactaGTGCGTAATGGCTGTTTCAGAATCTGAATcaagtttttttcaatttttccataATCTCTTTGGTGTATGCAGAATGCAGAGACTGGTAATTTCTCGATATATATACATTCGGAGCCAGGTTTTGTGTTTGATGAGTCTACTACAAGATCGCCTTTCTTCTATAACCGCCAATTGACTAATAGCACCAAGGTACGCGGTGTTACTTGCTAACTCTGTTGCTACGTTTGtaatagaaaaagaaatttaTATCTTCATTGTGTTCTTTTttagtattttcttgtaattgaaGTGATTTCATTTCTTAGTGACATGAGCTTTTTCATGCAGGTTCACTAATTCTTCTAATATGTTGGTTTTTTAGATTTAAAACCTTAAGTTCTTTTAGATTATTCTTGCACCAACCTAGAAACTATTTTTGGTTTCTGGTTATCCATCCACCCCTATTTTTATgacactttttctctttttcgacGTACcaaattgtttgacattattccCATATTCTGTTTGTATTTTGTACAACTTTCTTGACTCTTAAAAATTCAATATCATTTgccttttaaaattttaaactttgATGTGATGTTTCCTGTATCAGATAATTTCTCATCTAACAGTGTAGTATTATTAATTCACTCCCCTTTGCTCTTTCTATCACTTTCATATCTTTACCAGATTGATATTAAGATTGACCTGCAGGTAGCCTGGGGAGAATCAAGTATGATCCAAGCCGAGAAATTATTACTTGGGGCAGCGCTTGATGATCCAGCTAATCAAAGATTCGTTCTCCTGTCGGACAGGTACTTTTTTTTACTTAACAAACACTGGATGTATGACATCTCTCAGATAAGTCTGTGTAGGTGGCTTCTTAGTGTGCATGCATGTGCGGCTATTGATGCATGACATGATCAGCAATTGCTTCAGTTATTGTTACCATCTGCACTCCAACTGGTTTTTTATACTTCCCTTTTCTCGTGCACCCCAATTTACTTGATTCTTTCCCTGAAATGGAAAAGTCTACTATCTTTCTAAACATCCTTCATATTATTTTGAAGTTTCTTTTGACGATCAATCTCTATACATGCATTCCTTTTGAGTATATATCTAACTAAGAGGAATTCTTTTATTGGTCATCTCAAACTCATTTACCTATTCATACTTCTGTTTTGTTAACTCACTACTCTAAACCGGGTCATCTGAATTGCATTGGAGGCAATATTAATACTTGTGTTAGATATCAAGACTCCAGTAGAGCTATACGAATTTGGGTTCCTATTGAATAAGAAACAGTTATACAACTTATCTAGACATGCGTAGCACAGATGCTTATCCATTAGCATGTTGATTAGACATGGATATGATTGGATAAGAACAAGACACGTAGGGCAAATCGTCCAGCATGCAATTGCACTTGAGACTAGTGTCTATGCAACCTATCTTCTCGGCTTCTCCTTAATGAATCACGAGAGAGCATATGTCAAGATGTAGTGTCTTTCAGTTTTTTATCCATGCATTTTCCTTCTGTTTGTTTCACCCAATTATTGAGTTATGGTTGTGCCCTGTTGTTAAGATTCCTTTCTAATTGTGTAATGGTTGATATTGCAGCTGTGTTCCACTGTACAACTTTAGCTACATATACAACTACTTGATGGCTTCTCCAAGGAGCTTTGTTGACAGGTAGATTGGatatagttttttctttttcttttctttccttctgcaGTGAATCACCCCCTTAATTGCGTTCAGGATTTGAGGATCTGGTTGGATTACCGATGAATCATTTCACATTCTCATATTATTAGCGTTAACTGTGAATGAATGAGGTTCTACTTGTCTTCCAGTTTTCTTGATAAAAAGGAAGCCCGCTACAACCCAAAGATGTCACCCTATATACCAATGAGCAAATGGCGGAAAGGGTCACAGGTAATTGCCCTTCCATCTTAGTTAAATGGGGATTTACATATACTGATAGGACCACCTCAAATTGTTGTATAAGAACATCATTATTGCGCCAACCTTAACTGTGAAATTCATTAACCTATTTAGGTGCGCTCGTGGAGTAAACTTGTCCATTTATTTCCCGAAAAACAAAATTCTAGGCATATAATAGAGTGTAGGCGTTAGAAACTGTAATGTGGGCAATTACTGTTGCTGACATaagaattcacatccacaacatCAAGAGCGGGCTTTATGTTCCTGTTTCAAACTGAAACTTTAACCTTTAGATTTACCTTATGGCAGTGTTGCCGAGGACAAGGTCATATATCCTGCTGTAGATGGAGGACTCTCCTTTTTCCAAGAGCATGCTGAAGAAGAAAGTCAATTTAATGAGCTTCGTTGTCTGATTGAGAGCATTCAAAGCACAGAAATCAGTTCCACTTCAGCTGCTGAGTTTTTCTCCAAATTATGTTCGCAAGCCGACTTAATCAGTTCCACTTCAGCTGCATAGCATCCAATAAAGTTATATTTTCCATCAGGAGAAATTTTGAAAATGCTCCCAGGCACCTTTACCGAGACACTTCTCTTTCCTACTTTCTAGGACTGAAGAATAACCTTTTCTGGTGTGATTCTCCACCGGAATTCACCCCCTCACCTACTGTGATTATTGTTTAAACCCCAATCGTGTTATTCTATTAATATGGATAGTGACAGGATTTATTATCATGCTGGTTTTAAATCCTTTGACATTACCAAAAATTGTTCTAGGTCTGAAGTTTGGTTCGACTGGGTTGAACGTGAACCTGATGAGGAAAGCAACTGTAAGCCTCAAGCCTCAAAGTCATGAAGTGGGTCGTAGAGGTATTTAATGTGGCCTCAAAGGAGCATGGCAGGGCAACAAGGAGGTGGAATATGAAAGATCACTATGTAGAATTTTATTGCACTCTTAAATACAATGAACATGGAAGGTACATCAGTTTCATTGCTGTACAGGGGCAGAGCAGGTCTGTAATTATTACACCAGAAGTTACATTAAAGGCAGGGTGGGGAATAATAGCTCAAAAGATACAAAGGTTCATAAATGTCCCAGAAGAAGAGAAGAATGTCCCTATTGTCAGAAATCCACAGTGGGAGTCGTCCTACAACGAAGTAATCAGAACCAGTAGATGGCCATCAGAAGGGACGAAATCTTCTCCGATCAAATCCAACAATTCCAAAGTCACCATCCCTGGGGGTTTAGAATTATCGGATAAAGATGTGCTGAGAAGGTGCATAGTTGGAAAAGTTATGACTCCTGCGAAGGAGACTCCAACGCTAAATGATATCAGGAGATGGGCCTGTAACACATGGAAATCTACCTTTGGTGTGAATGTGTACGAGATGAACGATTCTCAGTTCTTGTTTGAACTACCTTCAACGAAGGATGCCGAAAATGTTCTTAAAGGTGAATGACATTGGAAGAAGACCAAAGTGATCCTTGAATGGTGGAAACCTACTACTGGTTGTTGGCCTGAAGAAGTGGAGCGTAATTGGGTTTGAATTAGGCTCCTGGGTCTTCCCATTAACCTCTGGTCACAGAAAGTTTTCAAAGCAATAGGTGATCAATGTGGCGGTTGGATTGAAACGGAGGAGGAGACAACATTAAAAAACCATTTACACTGGGCTAGAATCAAAGTGAAGGGAGATGGAAGTAAGGTTCCGAGATATATACAGGTAGACAACGATGGGTATTTATACAAAATTCCTATATGGTGTGAAGTTCCGGCGACGGTGATGGCTGCTCCGATTGCCAGTGTAGATGGGAGGAGAGAAGATCTATTGGTTAATAAGGGTAGCCTTGAAGATGGGACTTATTCGGCGCAGCAGTACCTAGGTCACGTGGGCACATCGAATGAAGGGGAGATTTTTAAAAAACTTACACATGTGCCTGAGTCACGTGAGGTGGATGCTGAATTCTTTAAACAAAAAGAAGTTCCGGACCACAAACAATTAATTCATGTGGGCCCAATTTTGACAGATCCATCATCTGATTGTAGGTGCAAAGACCCAACCCTAACAACCCAAGTTGAGGAATTAATTAGTGTGGGTCCCAATTCTTTTGACCCTTTATTTCAGATGCAGATCCAAGAATTTGAGGGACCACATGTGGCTATCTCTAAAGGCCCAGCTGATGAGGATTCTAATGGCCCAACTTCTAAAGACTCTAATGGGCCTATTATTAATTTAGACATTAGGCAAATTTCTGAATCTCAATTGCCATCTTTGGAAGCAGCGATGTTTCTGTCTTCGAATGAGCAGACGAAAGAGATGAAGGAAGACTATTATGATCCTATGCTTTTGGAACTcaattcttcttctccttctaaCGTCTCTACTCTGGGCATCGAAGAGGACTTGGCTCAGGTTCCTCTAATCTTGCACTCAGTCCAGGGAGGTCAACGCATCAAAGAATGGGATTCATTGCATGCAGATGATGGTAGCAAACAATTGGTTATTTTTGGGGATCCATATGCATGTATTGATGAAGAAGCTATTCCAATTGACATGCAAATTCAAAGGGCGGAAGAAGAAGCTTCACTGTGGGTGCATATGAGTGTTCTCAAACTAAGTAAGCAATTTGGGGTTGATTTTGAAGGGTGTGAAGGGGATGCCATGTCTTTATTCATGAAGATTGACAGTAAGGCATAAGAAGATGGAAGATATCACTACCCAAAGCAACACTGCAATAAAACCAAAAGGTCAGAAGCAATTAGAGAGGTTAAAATCAGGCATTAAATATAAAGATGGACAATCTAGGGTCAGGGGGAGAGGCACCCTCAAAGTTGATTAATGAAGATCGACATACTATCATGGAACGTGTGGGGATTGAATGATGGGGAGACAAAGGGACTTATTAAAACTGCTCTTAATGAATGGAGATGTGATGTAGTAGTTCTTCAAGAAACAAAGATACAAGGTGATATATCTCGTGTTGCCAGACATTTATGGGGGAGTAGATGGGTGGATTTTGTAAATCTTGAAGCCATTGGTACCAGTGGGGGAATTCTTATCATGTGGGATAAAAGGATATTAGAAGGGCAGTTGATTATTTCTGGAAGTCAGAGTATCTCTTGTAGATTGACTGCAATAGGCCAAGATTTCTCATGGTTCATCACAGGGGTATATGCCTCAAATTCCAGAATTGAGAGGCAAGACTTATGGTGGGAGTTGGCAGCCTCAAGAGGACTTTGTAATGGGCCATGGGTGGTCTGTGGGGATTTCAACACAACCCGACACTCAAATGAAAGAAGCAACGATCATCGTCTCACCAGAGCTATGAGAGATTTCTCTGACGCAATCAATGATCTACAGTTAGTAGATCCACCACTTTTTGGGGGTTCTTTCACTTTGAACAAAGGGAACAATCAGGTAATTGCTTCGAGAATTGATAGATTTCTTTTTTCCATTGAATGGGATGAACACTTTAGAAATATTAGATAGTCTACTTTGCCAAGAATCACTTCTGATCATTGTCCTATTAAGCTAACTTGTGGTGATTGGGAACAAAGGAAACCATCATACTTTAAATTTGCAAATTGGTGGTTGGAGGTTGGCTTCAAAGATCTGGTTAAAGCTTGGTGGCTATCTTTTGCAGTACAAGGACACCCAGactttattttagcaacaaagCTAAAACTCCTGAAAGCTAAACTAAAGGAGTGGAATACTACTAACTTTGGGGATCTAGCAAAGAGGAAGACAGAGCTTTTGAACCAACTAACCATTCTTGATGTTTTGCAGGAACAAAGAAATCTCACTGATGATGAATTGATACAAAAAGCCAATATTACTTTGGATTTTGAGGAAATATCCAAATATGAAGAATCCTCCT
Proteins encoded in this window:
- the LOC107820197 gene encoding glycosyltransferase BC10 isoform X2 produces the protein MKKNSPAATAGISVRNVLWLWWKLVVIVSLTLCVLAFLKLQSYSLSDSELSSSISTSSISRRSRAVDYSGNPKVAFLFLVRRNLPLDFLWGSFFENAETGNFSIYIHSEPGFVFDESTTRSPFFYNRQLTNSTKVAWGESSMIQAEKLLLGAALDDPANQRFVLLSDSCVPLYNFSYIYNYLMASPRSFVDSFLDKKEARYNPKMSPYIPMSKWRKGSQWITLIRKHAEVVADDDAVLRVFKMFCKRRPSLEASKGKKNMKLQKQHNCIPDEHYVQTLLAMHGFEGELERRTITYTEWNESVTNMEKRGWHPITFSYADAGPVQIKRIKDINNVYYETEYRTEWCRNNSTLVPCFLFARKFSRGAAMRLLSEGVVSQFDASSIMNSTP
- the LOC142171599 gene encoding uncharacterized protein LOC142171599 is translated as MKIDILSWNVWGLNDGETKGLIKTALNEWRCDVVVLQETKIQGDISRVARHLWGSRWVDFVNLEAIGTSGGILIMWDKRILEGQLIISGSQSISCRLTAIGQDFSWFITGVYASNSRIERQDLWWELAASRGLCNGPWVVCGDFNTTRHSNERSNDHRLTRAMRDFSDAINDLQLVDPPLFGGSFTLNKGNNQEQRNLTDDELIQKANITLDFEEISKYEESSWRQKSRILWLKQGDKNTKFFHKMANAHRRFNTIDKLEINVIEITEPVEINGEIISFCKQLYSETEAWMPNFTLQNFASITDEEQSWLERPFEEQEVLHSLKLCAIDKAPGPDGFSMRFFIACRDFLKVDILQTMANFHTLGIFEKSLNATYVALIPKKSGAKELRDFRPV
- the LOC107820197 gene encoding glycosyltransferase BC10 isoform X1 produces the protein MKKNSPAATAGISVRNVLWLWWKLVVIVSLTLCVLAFLKLQSYSLSDSELSSSISTSSISRRSRAVDYSGNPKVAFLFLVRRNLPLDFLWGSFFENAETGNFSIYIHSEPGFVFDESTTRSPFFYNRQLTNSTKIDLQVAWGESSMIQAEKLLLGAALDDPANQRFVLLSDSCVPLYNFSYIYNYLMASPRSFVDSFLDKKEARYNPKMSPYIPMSKWRKGSQWITLIRKHAEVVADDDAVLRVFKMFCKRRPSLEASKGKKNMKLQKQHNCIPDEHYVQTLLAMHGFEGELERRTITYTEWNESVTNMEKRGWHPITFSYADAGPVQIKRIKDINNVYYETEYRTEWCRNNSTLVPCFLFARKFSRGAAMRLLSEGVVSQFDASSIMNSTP